In a single window of the Trichoderma breve strain T069 chromosome 6, whole genome shotgun sequence genome:
- a CDS encoding nitroreductase family domain-containing protein: protein MAAKLSADLLFQMAKVRRSIYPLNKTLPISTSRIHEIVKEATLHTPSSFNVQTNRAVVLFGAEHEKLWDITSETLKAIVPEDQFKATADKLALFKGGAGTVLFYEDTDATKALQAKFPIYADRFPPWAVQSLGMEQLLIWTALEVEGLGANLQHYNPLIDLKVAETWGVPAHWRLDAQLVFGGKAGEAGPKEFQDIDERVKVHGA from the coding sequence ATGGCCGCCAAGCTCTCCGCCGATCTCCTCTTCCAGATGGCCAAGGTCCGCCGCTCCATCTACCCCTTGAACAAGACTCTCCCCATCTCAACCTCTCGCATCCACGAGATCGTCAAGGAGGCCACCCTCCAcaccccctcctccttcaacgTCCAGACCAACCGCGCCGTCGTCCTCTTTGGCGCCGAGCACGAGAAGCTCTGGGACATCACCTCCGAGaccctcaaggccattgtccCCGAGGACCAGTTCAAGGCCACCGCCGACAAGCTCGCCCTCTTCAAGGGCGGCGCCGGCACCGTCCTCTTCTACGAGGACACCGACGCCACCAAGGCCCTCCAGGCCAAGTTCCCCATCTACGCCGACCGCTTCCCTCCCTGGGCCGTTCAGTCCCTCGGCATGGAGCAGCTGCTCATCTGGACTGCCCTCGAGGTTGAGGGCCTGGGCGCCAACCTCCAGCACTACAACCCCCTGATCGACCTCAAGGTTGCTGAGACCTGGGGCGTTCCCGCTCACTGGAGGCTCGATGCCCAGCTTGTCTTTGGTGGCAAGGCCGGCGAGGCTGGTCCCAAGGAGTTCCAGGACATTGACGAGCGTGTCAAGGTCCACGGTGCTTAA
- a CDS encoding FAD binding domain-containing protein, which produces MMQSVRVQNLSLGAAEAIPTTPKAESIAPSLTYSDESDDQEELLRPVQPRQRRASTRLIAQSARDIQRITGETTAEFVTRCCGGGCCLMGGARPAGIEYEKVALPDNEAYRSLGLKIGDIPTVLTKIVDLPEKIISFASVPKAASPSSPTDSAISLERDGEVVDSPPRFVQPHPPYNVYAAKIHTARELTKAGAEKRTYHFDLDITDYPEEEDTDFRVGGAIGVVAPNSNAVVDDVLDALMVPRFLRDKPVLLKTTKGRWPTVWGDDKPRELVTTRRDLLTWCADLQSYPPTKGLLRVLAEHATADNEKKILSFLCAAEGQGAFCDFRSGPSISISQLLHAFPSSHPPLDDLLSTLQQLMPRFYSLSNDPHDSFQRGDQKQHRLIEIAVTVHETGDWREGSRTGVGSGFFERQARKFIKAQEAGEKTEFYIPMFKGLMANPLAKQFNAEGPMLLIGAGVGIAPFRGFVQRRLKQANCANKVWVLQGIRDSLLDEIYSGEWGVHEEEVKRVVQSRRGEGRYVQEEVRHQADLVWSIINTVDGRIFVCGSSKGMGEGVEEALVDVAMAKGNLEREEARNFWQLKKEAGQYIAETW; this is translated from the exons ATGATGCAGTCTGTGCGGGTGCAGAACCTGTCCCTCGGGGCTGCCGAGGCAATTCCCACAACGCCAAAGGCAGAGTCTATAGCCCCCTCGTTGACCTACTCGGACGAGTCAGACGACCAGGAAGAGCTGCTTCGACCTGTGCAGCCTCGCCAGCGACGCGCCTCCACAAGATTGATTGCCCAGAGTGCCCGTGATATCCAGCGCATCACCGGCGAGACGACCGCCGAGTTTGTTACtcgctgctgcggcggcggctgctgcttgatgggCGGCGCGAGGCCGGCCGGCATTGAATACGAAAAGGTTGCCCTCCCCGATAACGAGGCGTATCGGTCCCTCGGCCTCAAGATTGGCGACATCCCGACGGTCCTAACCAAGATTGTCGACCTCCCGGAAAAGATAATATCTTTTGCCTCAGTCCCCAAGGCCGCGAGCCCGTCCTCGCCCACGGATTCTGCCATTTCTCTGGAGCGAGACGGCGAGGTCGTCGACAGC CCCCCGCGATTCGTTCAGCCTCACCCTCCTTATAATGTGTATGCCGCCAAGATCCACACGGCCCGCGAGCTGACCAAGGCTGGTGCCGAAAAGCGCACATATCACTTTGACCTGGATATCACAGATTATCctgaggaggaagacacCGACTTCAGGGTCGGCGGTGCCATTGGTGTCGTTGCCCCCAACTCCAATGCCGTTGTGGACGATGTTCTGGACGCCCTAATGGTGCCTCGCTTCCTCCGGGATAAGCCTGTCTTGTTGAAGACAACCAAGGGCCGCTGGCCCACCGTCTGGGGAGACGATAAGCCGCGCGAGCTGGTCACTACCCGCCGAGACCTGCTCACCTGGTGCGCAGACCTCCAGTCCTATCCCCCTACAAAGGGTCTGCTGCGGGTGCTCGCCGAGCATGCTACCGCCGACAACGAAAAGAAGATTCTCAGCTTCCTTTGCGCTGCAGAGGGACAAGGCGCTTTCTGCGACTTCCGATCTGGTCCTAGCATTAGCATTTCCCAGTTGCTGCACGCCTTCCCCAGCTCTCACCCTCCTCTGGATGACCTGCTGTCGACCCTACAGCAGCTCATGCCGCGCTTCTACTCTCTCTCTAATGACCCGCACGACTCGTTCCAGAGGGGCGACCAGAAGCAGCACCGCCTGATTGAAATCGCCGTCACAGTTCATGAGACTGGAGACTGGCGTGAGGGATCTCGCACCGGTGTGGGGTCCGGCTTCTTTGAGCGACAGGCCCGGAAGTTCATCAAGGCGCAGGAGGCCGGGGAGAAGACGGAGTTTTACATCCCCATGTTCAAGGGCCTGATGGCGAACCCCCTGGCCAAGCAGTTCAACGCCGAGGGTCCGATGCTCCTGATCGGAGCCGGCGTGGGTATTGCCCCGTTCCGAGGGTTCGTGCAGCGACGCCTGAAGCAGGCCAACTGCGCCAACAAGGTGTGGGTGCTGCAGGGCATCCGAGATTCGCTGCTGGACGAGATTTACAGCGGCGAATGGGGCGTCCACGAGGAGGAGGTCAAGCGCGTGGTGCAGAGCCGGCGCGGCGAGGGCCGATACGTGCAGGAGGAAGTGCGACACCAGGCCGACCTCGTGtggagcatcatcaacaccgtcgACGGCCGCATCTTTGTCTGCGGTAGCTCCAAGGGCATGGGCGAGGGCGTCGAAGAGGCCCTTGTGGACGTCGCCATGGCCAAGGGCAACCTGGAGCGTGAGGAGGCGCGCAACTTCTGgcagctcaagaaggaggctggCCAGTACATTGCCGAGACGTGGTAG